One Phaseolus vulgaris cultivar G19833 chromosome 11, P. vulgaris v2.0, whole genome shotgun sequence genomic window carries:
- the LOC137830276 gene encoding putative F-box/FBD/LRR-repeat protein At4g03220 → METRSAKRKKMAQIVANDAKAATDRISDLPDAVLHHMLFLLPIKCVAQMSILSKRWKHLWCTFPDLDFRTLDPFQISSKNVKFVEFEKPRQPLDLSRMDFVSQVLSMRDKHSDIRVLCFRARLSFSRLNGLIRRAIRHNVRELDIEASTVCTDDYFNFPRCVIGSESLRVLKLKSGFRLPPSSVMRHGFRSLQTLSLSVVILNNQPSLTDLFSESSFPLLKTLNLDACFGLKYLHVGCRALEDFNLEKCYELEGLDISCAKLERMRLVRCFDAYSDQSWVKINAPKLEHLCWQHNAVTDMAMFEPSNLLHEVTVGFYLLTRDNSRSKLQSAVDLLSGLSRVRSLSLERQTIEILSNNHLLFQPFYDLKHLELQTGFNKSNIPGLTCLFKSSPTLNTLILKIIHEHRIERKEWNRDLWDMTISEGEQYWESQIRTLESFLQHLKVVKIHGFLDYENEVALAKFLLKHGKALEEMVLHTGHCNARDTLRRQKIRSQMMGFSWASSNAKVAFQ, encoded by the exons ATGGAAACAAGATCTGCAAAACGCAAGAAAATGGCTCAAATTGTAGCGAACGATGCCAAAGCAGCCACGGATCGGATCAGTGATCTCCCTGATGCAGTTCTTCATCATATGCTTTTCTTACTTCCCATAAAATGTGTTGCACAAATGAGCATTCTTTCCAAACGATGGAAACATTTATGGTGCACTTTTCCTGACCTTGATTTCAGAACCCTTGACCCGTTTCAAATCTCTTCCAAAAATGTTAAATTTGTGGAGTTTGAAAAGCCAAGGCAACCTTTGGATTTGTCACGGATGGATTTCGTCTCACAAGTTCTCTCCATGCGTGACAAACACTCAGACATTAGGGTTCTTTGTTTTCGTGCACGTTTGAGTTTTTCACGGTTAAATGGTTTGATTCGTAGGGCTATTAGGCATAACGTTAGAGAACTTGATATTGAAGCGTCAACAGTGTGTACAGATGATTACTTCAACTTTCCTAGATGTGTTATTGGGAGTGAATCTTTAAGGGTTTTGAAACTAAAATCAGGTTTTCGATTGCCTCCATCATCAGTTATGAGGCATGGCTTTCGATCTCTTCAAACCTTGTCTCTTTCGGTAGTTATTTTGAACAACCAACCTTCTCTCACTGATTTGTTCTCTGAATCGTCCTTTCCTCTTCTTAAAACTCTCAACCTTGATGCATGCTTCGGGTTAAAATATCTTCATGTTGGATGTAGGGCTCTTGAAGATTTCAACTTAGAGAAATGTTATGAGCTAGAGGGTTTGGACATCTCATGTGCAAAACTTGAGAGAATGAGATTGGTGAGATGTTTTGATGCCTATAGTGACCAGAGTTGGGTAAAAATCAATGCACCCAAGCTTGAGCATTTGTGTTGGCAGCATAATGCTGTCACTGACATGGCTATGTTTGAGCCTTCGAATTTGTTGCATGAGGTCACAGTTGGTTTCTATTTATTGACAAGAGATAATAGTCGGAGTAAGCTTCAAAGTGCTGTTGATCTATTATCTGGACTATCTCGTGTGCGTTCCTTGTCTCTTGAAAGGCAAACTATTGAG ATTCTATCAAATAATCACCTCCTTTTTCAGCCCTTTTATGATCTGAAACATTTAGAACTGCAAACTGGTTTCAACAAAAGCAATATTCCGGGATTGACATGTCTTTTCAAGAGCTCTCCCACTCTCAACACTTTGATTCTGAAGATCATTCACGAACATAGGATTGAAAGAAAA GAATGGAATAGAGACTTGTGGGACATGACTATCTCTGAGGGAGAGCAGTATTGGGAGTCTCAGATCAGAACTCTGGAGTCTTTTCTACAACACTTGAAAGTAGTCAAAATCCATGGATTTCTTGATTATGAGAATGAAGTTGCACTTGCAAAGTTTCTCCTTAAGCATGGAAAAGCATTGGAAGAAATGGTATTACACACAGGACATTGCAACGCAAGAGACACTCTTAGGCGACAAAAAATAAGGTCACAAATGATGGGGTTCTCTTGGGCTTCTTCTAATGCAAAAGTCGCATTTCAGTAG